A window of the Aquimarina spinulae genome harbors these coding sequences:
- the accD gene encoding acetyl-CoA carboxylase, carboxyltransferase subunit beta: MAWFKRTQKGIQTATEDKKDVPKGLWYKSPTGKIVDAEQLEKNFYVSPEDGYHVRIGSKEYFEILFDDNKFKELDKGVTSKDPLKFEDKKKYVDRLKDAQEKTNLKDAVRTAVGKSYGNDLVIACMDFAFIGGSMGSVVGEKIARAADYSLKHKIPFMIISKSGGARMMEAALSLMQLAKTSAKLAQLADAGIPYISLCTDPTTGGTTASFAMLGDINIAEPGALIGFAGPRIVRDTTGKELPEGFQTAEFLKEHGFLDFITPRHELKQKINLYLSLILNRPLAN; encoded by the coding sequence ATGGCTTGGTTTAAGAGAACACAAAAAGGTATACAAACTGCTACCGAAGACAAAAAGGATGTCCCTAAAGGACTTTGGTACAAATCTCCAACGGGAAAAATTGTAGATGCAGAGCAACTCGAAAAAAACTTCTATGTAAGTCCAGAAGATGGATACCATGTAAGAATAGGTAGTAAAGAATATTTTGAAATCCTATTTGATGATAATAAATTTAAAGAGCTTGATAAAGGTGTTACCTCAAAAGACCCTCTTAAATTCGAAGACAAAAAGAAATATGTTGACCGTCTTAAAGACGCACAAGAAAAAACAAATTTAAAAGATGCGGTAAGAACAGCAGTAGGAAAATCCTATGGTAATGATTTAGTTATTGCATGTATGGATTTTGCATTTATTGGAGGTTCTATGGGTAGTGTAGTAGGTGAAAAAATTGCAAGAGCTGCCGATTATTCCCTAAAACACAAAATTCCATTTATGATTATTTCCAAATCAGGTGGTGCTCGTATGATGGAAGCTGCATTATCACTAATGCAATTGGCAAAAACATCTGCCAAGTTAGCCCAATTAGCAGATGCAGGAATACCCTATATATCATTATGTACAGATCCCACAACTGGGGGTACAACAGCTTCTTTTGCTATGTTAGGTGATATTAATATTGCAGAACCAGGAGCATTAATTGGATTTGCCGGACCACGTATTGTAAGAGACACCACAGGAAAAGAATTACCCGAAGGTTTTCAAACCGCCGAATTCTTAAAAGAACATGGGTTTTTGGATTTTATAACTCCAAGACATGAGCTAAAACAAAAGATAAACTTATATCTAAGTTTAATTTTAAATCGTCCTTTGGCAAATTAA
- the fbaA gene encoding class II fructose-bisphosphate aldolase, with translation MSHNIKPGVATGDEVQAIFKYAKEKAFALPAVNVIGSNSINAVLETAAELNSPVIIQFSNGGAQFNAGKGLSNEDQKAAIAGAVAGAKHVHLMAEAYGVPVILHTDHCAKKLLPWIDGLLDAGEEFYRETGKPLYSSHMIDLSEEPIEENIEICAAYLARMSKMGMTLEIELGITGGEEDGVDNSDVDDSKLYTQPEEVAYAYEELSKVSDKFTVAAAFGNVHGVYKPGNVKLTPKILKNSQEFISEKYKVEHNHIDFVFHGGSGSTIEEIREAIGYGVIKMNIDTDLQFAFNEGIRDYMTNNIEYLKTQIGNPDGSEEPNKKYYDPRKWLREGEITFKNRLKKAFEDLNNVNTL, from the coding sequence ATGAGTCACAACATCAAACCAGGAGTTGCTACAGGAGACGAAGTCCAGGCAATTTTTAAATATGCAAAAGAGAAAGCTTTTGCATTACCTGCAGTTAATGTAATCGGTTCTAATTCGATTAATGCAGTTTTAGAAACTGCTGCAGAGTTAAATTCTCCTGTAATTATTCAATTCTCTAATGGGGGGGCGCAGTTTAATGCTGGAAAAGGCCTTTCTAATGAAGATCAAAAGGCCGCAATAGCAGGAGCAGTTGCAGGTGCCAAACATGTACATTTAATGGCTGAAGCCTATGGAGTACCCGTAATTTTGCATACTGACCACTGTGCAAAAAAACTACTTCCCTGGATCGACGGCCTATTAGATGCCGGAGAAGAATTTTACAGAGAAACCGGAAAACCATTGTACAGCTCACATATGATCGATTTATCTGAAGAACCAATCGAAGAAAATATCGAAATCTGTGCAGCATATTTGGCTCGTATGAGCAAAATGGGTATGACCCTAGAAATCGAGCTAGGAATCACTGGCGGTGAAGAAGATGGTGTAGATAATAGCGATGTAGATGATTCTAAGCTATATACGCAGCCAGAAGAAGTTGCCTATGCCTATGAAGAGTTAAGCAAAGTAAGTGATAAATTTACTGTAGCAGCAGCCTTTGGTAATGTGCACGGTGTATACAAACCAGGTAATGTAAAATTAACACCTAAAATACTTAAAAACTCTCAAGAGTTTATTTCAGAAAAATATAAAGTCGAACATAACCACATCGATTTTGTATTTCACGGAGGAAGTGGCTCTACTATTGAAGAAATAAGAGAAGCAATTGGATACGGAGTTATTAAAATGAATATTGACACTGATCTGCAATTTGCATTTAATGAAGGTATTCGTGATTACATGACCAATAATATTGAATATCTGAAGACACAAATTGGTAATCCTGATGGATCAGAAGAACCCAATAAAAAGTATTACGATCCTAGAAAATGGTTACGAGAAGGAGAAATTACCTTTAAGAACCGTCTTAAAAAGGCATTCGAGGATTTAAATAATGTAAATACATTATAG
- a CDS encoding TrmH family RNA methyltransferase, producing the protein MVSKNQKKLIKSLYQKKYRKQHGLFVAEGKKVIKELLVANLKLHSLFTLEVGIFDVSTTLEYGITEEELKQISFLTTPQVALAVFHIPEVKKTNSSGLILALDDVRDPGNLGTIIRLCDWFGIQDLVCSLQTVDCYNPKVIQATMGSITRVNISYVNLKEFLTLETPNSRIFGTFMNGDSIYTEKLPKDAIVIMGNEANGISEDIQSLVKDRITIPQFGSDQKTESLNVATATAIVLSEFRRS; encoded by the coding sequence ATGGTTAGCAAAAACCAAAAGAAACTAATAAAGAGTTTATATCAAAAAAAGTACCGAAAACAACATGGATTGTTTGTTGCAGAAGGTAAAAAAGTAATTAAAGAGCTACTTGTAGCTAATCTTAAGCTTCATTCTCTCTTTACATTAGAGGTAGGAATCTTTGATGTTTCTACAACCTTAGAGTATGGTATTACAGAGGAGGAGTTAAAACAGATTAGTTTTTTAACTACCCCACAAGTTGCATTGGCAGTATTTCATATCCCGGAAGTAAAAAAAACAAATTCAAGTGGTTTGATTTTGGCATTAGATGATGTTAGAGACCCTGGTAATTTAGGAACTATAATTCGTCTTTGTGACTGGTTTGGGATACAAGATTTGGTATGCTCTTTGCAAACTGTAGATTGTTATAACCCCAAGGTAATACAAGCTACAATGGGATCTATTACACGGGTAAATATTAGTTATGTGAATTTAAAGGAATTTTTAACTTTAGAAACACCAAATTCTAGGATTTTTGGCACTTTTATGAATGGAGACTCTATTTATACCGAGAAATTACCCAAAGATGCTATTGTTATAATGGGTAATGAAGCAAATGGAATTTCTGAAGATATCCAAAGCCTTGTTAAAGATAGGATAACGATTCCGCAATTTGGATCAGATCAAAAAACAGAAAGCCTAAATGTTGCTACTGCAACAGCTATTGTGCTTAGTGAATTTAGAAGATCTTAA
- a CDS encoding porin family protein, with protein MKRIFILIVVLICTQNMSAQLFSKEKVQNLQNFDKPRFSYGYILGFNLYDFNFDYTTDAPETDIIHDESIGFSVGLLGNLRLNDYFDLRLEPMVTFNTRNLRFSNPQFTSDFESVREVKSTYVHVPLLLKISTKRINNIKPFIVGGVSTSINLSSNEDNPDDNSVGQFRMKTNTNYYEIGFGIDLYLQYFKFTPSIRGVFAMSDELIKDNDPNSPYTSTIDKMSTRGIFINFTFQ; from the coding sequence ATGAAAAGAATATTTATCTTAATAGTTGTTTTAATATGTACTCAAAACATGAGTGCACAGTTATTTTCTAAAGAAAAGGTACAAAACCTTCAAAACTTTGATAAGCCAAGATTCAGTTATGGCTATATTCTTGGATTTAATCTTTATGATTTTAATTTTGATTATACGACTGATGCCCCAGAAACCGATATTATACATGATGAATCTATAGGTTTTAGTGTAGGTCTTTTAGGGAATCTAAGGTTAAATGATTATTTTGATCTTAGATTAGAACCTATGGTTACTTTTAACACTCGAAATCTAAGGTTTTCGAATCCTCAATTCACTTCTGATTTTGAATCTGTACGAGAGGTTAAATCAACATATGTACATGTGCCGTTATTGTTAAAAATATCGACCAAAAGAATCAATAATATTAAGCCTTTTATTGTTGGAGGCGTTTCTACCTCTATAAACTTATCTAGTAACGAAGATAATCCCGATGATAATAGTGTAGGACAATTTAGAATGAAAACCAATACTAATTATTATGAAATTGGTTTTGGTATAGATTTATATTTGCAGTATTTCAAATTTACTCCATCTATAAGAGGAGTTTTTGCCATGTCTGATGAATTGATAAAAGATAATGACCCTAATAGTCCCTATACTTCGACTATTGATAAAATGTCGACAAGAGGGATTTTTATAAATTTTACGTTTCAATAA
- the ubiE gene encoding bifunctional demethylmenaquinone methyltransferase/2-methoxy-6-polyprenyl-1,4-benzoquinol methylase UbiE: MSEKITPYKDKTRSKKEQVAEMFDTISENYDGLNRVISFGIDVKWRKKVVKLVSKTNPKRILDVATGTGDLAINLSKTGASEIIGLDISTGMLEVGRQKIAIKKLDTIINMVQGDSENLPYDENYFDAITVAFGVRNFENLEKGLSEVFRVLKPGGIFVVLETSIPTKTPYKQGYKFYSTTILPLVGRLFSKDKSAYSYLSESAAAFPYGEAFNNILKKIGFIEVKDNPQTFGVATIYTATK, from the coding sequence ATGTCAGAAAAAATAACTCCATATAAAGATAAGACCCGGTCTAAAAAAGAGCAGGTCGCCGAGATGTTTGATACTATTTCAGAGAATTATGACGGGTTAAATCGTGTTATCTCTTTTGGCATTGATGTAAAATGGCGCAAAAAAGTAGTGAAACTTGTTAGTAAAACAAATCCTAAAAGAATTTTGGATGTTGCTACAGGAACTGGTGATCTGGCTATAAATCTATCAAAAACAGGGGCATCAGAAATCATTGGTCTTGATATTTCTACAGGAATGTTAGAAGTTGGAAGGCAAAAGATTGCAATAAAAAAATTAGACACCATTATTAATATGGTACAAGGAGATAGTGAAAACCTTCCTTATGATGAAAATTATTTTGATGCGATAACTGTAGCTTTTGGAGTACGAAATTTTGAAAATTTAGAAAAAGGACTTTCAGAGGTATTTAGAGTTCTTAAACCCGGAGGGATTTTTGTAGTTTTAGAAACTTCTATTCCTACCAAAACCCCATATAAACAAGGATACAAGTTTTATTCGACAACAATACTACCGCTTGTCGGCAGGTTATTCTCAAAGGATAAATCTGCTTATTCCTATCTAAGCGAAAGTGCTGCTGCTTTTCCTTATGGAGAAGCCTTCAACAATATTTTGAAAAAAATCGGGTTTATAGAAGTCAAAGATAACCCACAAACTTTTGGTGTCGCTACAATTTACACAGCTACAAAATAA
- the trkA gene encoding Trk system potassium transporter TrkA: protein MKIIIAGAGEVGFHLAKLLSFESQDITLIDTDKECLNYADTHLDIRVIKGDSTSIAILKEARVDNVDMVISVTSSETTNITICVLAKQLGAKRTIARISNTEFIENKEEVGFIKFGIDELISPEALAASEIELLLSQSAFHGSYEFENGALTMVGTTLSKEALFVGKTVREAAEVFPELHFMPIAIQRSGTQYTLIPRGDTTFKEGDQVYFVTSKGGVEELYKLTGKVKEQIKNVMILGGSKIGYKTSRDLCDHKFRVKLIEKDREKSFDLADELPNALIINGDGRNVELLQEEGIDGMDAFIAVTGNSETNIMSCLVAKSKGVRKTIALVENMDYFQLSHSIGIDTLINKKLLAANNIFRFIRKGEVVAMTKLNNMNAELLEFIVKSSSEVSDNLIKDLDFPRSAIIAGVIRDEEGMIPLGDFYIQAGDRVVVCCLPKSIKKIEKLFL, encoded by the coding sequence ATGAAAATCATAATCGCCGGAGCTGGTGAGGTAGGATTTCATTTGGCGAAATTACTCTCGTTTGAATCCCAGGACATTACTCTTATAGATACAGATAAGGAATGCCTTAACTATGCGGATACTCACCTTGATATTAGAGTTATTAAAGGAGATTCGACTTCAATTGCTATCTTAAAAGAAGCAAGAGTAGATAATGTAGATATGGTAATTAGTGTTACCTCTAGCGAAACGACCAATATTACAATATGTGTATTGGCAAAACAGCTTGGAGCTAAACGTACTATTGCCAGGATTTCGAATACAGAGTTTATAGAAAATAAAGAAGAAGTAGGGTTTATTAAATTTGGTATTGATGAGCTTATTTCTCCAGAGGCATTGGCAGCTAGTGAAATAGAATTATTGCTTAGTCAATCCGCATTTCATGGTAGTTACGAATTCGAGAATGGTGCGTTAACGATGGTAGGAACAACCTTATCTAAAGAAGCATTATTTGTTGGTAAAACGGTAAGAGAAGCAGCAGAAGTGTTTCCAGAATTACACTTTATGCCTATCGCAATTCAACGCTCAGGAACTCAATATACATTAATTCCTAGAGGAGATACTACTTTTAAAGAAGGAGATCAAGTCTATTTTGTAACTTCTAAAGGTGGAGTAGAAGAGTTGTATAAGTTAACCGGAAAAGTTAAAGAACAAATCAAGAATGTAATGATTCTGGGAGGGAGTAAGATTGGATATAAGACTTCTCGCGACCTTTGTGATCACAAATTTAGAGTAAAACTTATCGAGAAAGATAGAGAAAAATCTTTTGATCTTGCCGATGAATTACCTAATGCTTTAATTATTAATGGTGATGGGCGAAATGTAGAGCTGCTACAAGAAGAAGGTATAGATGGGATGGATGCCTTTATAGCGGTGACAGGTAATTCTGAGACCAATATAATGTCTTGTCTGGTAGCTAAGTCTAAGGGAGTGAGAAAAACTATTGCATTAGTAGAAAACATGGATTATTTCCAGCTGTCTCATTCTATAGGTATAGATACCTTAATTAATAAGAAACTTCTGGCTGCAAACAATATTTTTAGATTTATTAGAAAAGGTGAGGTTGTAGCAATGACCAAACTTAATAATATGAATGCCGAGCTGTTAGAGTTTATTGTTAAATCTTCTTCAGAAGTAAGTGATAATTTAATCAAAGATTTAGATTTTCCACGTTCTGCCATAATTGCTGGAGTTATTAGAGATGAAGAAGGAATGATCCCACTGGGAGATTTTTATATTCAGGCAGGAGACCGGGTAGTGGTATGTTGTTTGCCAAAATCTATTAAGAAAATAGAAAAGCTTTTCCTTTAA